Proteins encoded by one window of Deinococcus radiodurans R1 = ATCC 13939 = DSM 20539:
- a CDS encoding DinB family protein: MPNNTNIDLLLESFRRNGRVNDTLLAALTPADLDLSDGRGGWTVGQHLGHLAHFRPGWLSAISPADAEGIPDVIEGTWQKFDLSERDLSKLAEAFRLGDEAALRAVQSALAEGRTFPDPHSEGTYQSNPAHFLQHIIVHDSHHRGQVLSLLRLGGRTPEQMDALDDHWAIWRE, translated from the coding sequence ATGCCAAACAATACGAACATCGACCTCCTGCTCGAATCCTTCCGCCGCAATGGCCGCGTCAACGACACCTTGCTCGCCGCCCTGACCCCCGCCGACCTCGACCTGTCCGACGGGCGCGGCGGCTGGACGGTGGGCCAGCACCTCGGCCACCTCGCCCACTTTCGCCCCGGCTGGCTGAGTGCCATTTCGCCCGCCGACGCCGAGGGAATCCCCGATGTCATCGAGGGCACCTGGCAAAAGTTCGACCTCTCCGAGCGCGACCTTTCCAAGCTGGCCGAGGCGTTTCGTCTGGGCGACGAGGCGGCGCTGCGGGCCGTGCAGTCGGCGCTGGCGGAGGGCCGCACGTTTCCCGACCCGCACAGCGAGGGCACCTACCAGTCCAACCCTGCTCACTTTTTGCAGCACATCATCGTCCACGACAGCCACCACCGGGGGCAGGTCTTGAGCCTGCTGCGCCTCGGCGGACGCACGCCCGAACAGATGGACGCGCTCGACGACCACTGGGCCATCTGGCGCGAGTAA
- a CDS encoding 23S rRNA (cytosine(2499)-C(5))-methyltransferase, with translation MSAPASSAPRLRLRVSKAAELHIRDGHPWVYESSVREQNREGEPGELAVVYDRRDRFLAIGLYDPFSPLRLRVLHTGMPTQLDDAWWAARLDAALARRAALFGPLTAFGDTDGYRVLNGESDGFPGLVVDRYAGVLVMKLYTAAWFPHLRRMLELFAARAPDFAVVLRLSRNIAERAADLGLHDGQVIYGELAGDSVVFRESGLRFEAEVRQGQKTGFFLDQRENRRRVEGLSEGRRVLNAFSFSGGFSLYAARGGASEVTSLDISAHALRSAERNFALNPELSAVHKTVQADVFEWLPAGKGSGADYDLVILDPPSLARREAEREGAIRAYGKLAEGGLTRLAPGGILVSASCSAHVSAEEFEEAVMSAVRRSGRRWRKLLSSRHAPDHHASFAEAEYLKAVFLQMD, from the coding sequence ATGTCCGCGCCCGCTTCCTCTGCCCCTCGCCTGCGCCTGCGGGTGTCCAAGGCCGCCGAACTCCACATCCGCGACGGGCATCCCTGGGTGTACGAGTCGAGTGTGCGCGAGCAAAACCGTGAGGGCGAACCCGGCGAACTCGCGGTGGTGTATGACCGCCGCGACCGCTTTCTGGCGATTGGTTTATACGACCCCTTCTCGCCGCTGCGGCTGCGGGTGCTGCACACCGGGATGCCCACCCAACTCGACGACGCGTGGTGGGCGGCCCGGCTCGATGCGGCCCTCGCCCGCCGCGCCGCGCTGTTCGGGCCGCTGACGGCTTTTGGCGACACCGACGGTTACCGCGTGCTGAACGGCGAATCCGACGGGTTTCCGGGGTTGGTGGTGGACCGCTACGCTGGCGTGCTGGTCATGAAGCTCTACACCGCCGCGTGGTTTCCCCACCTGCGCCGGATGCTGGAACTGTTCGCCGCCCGCGCCCCCGACTTCGCGGTGGTGCTGCGCCTGAGCCGCAACATTGCGGAGCGCGCCGCCGACCTCGGGCTGCACGATGGACAGGTCATCTACGGCGAACTCGCGGGCGACTCGGTGGTCTTTCGTGAGTCGGGCCTGCGTTTCGAGGCCGAGGTCAGGCAGGGCCAGAAGACCGGCTTTTTCCTCGACCAGCGCGAGAACCGCCGCCGGGTGGAGGGTCTGAGCGAGGGGCGGCGGGTGCTCAACGCCTTTTCCTTTTCCGGGGGCTTTTCGCTCTATGCGGCGCGCGGCGGGGCGAGCGAAGTCACCAGCCTCGACATCAGTGCCCACGCCCTGCGAAGTGCCGAGCGCAACTTCGCCCTCAACCCCGAGCTGAGCGCCGTGCACAAGACCGTGCAGGCCGACGTGTTCGAGTGGCTGCCCGCCGGCAAGGGAAGCGGCGCCGACTACGACCTCGTGATTCTGGACCCGCCTTCGCTCGCCCGGCGCGAGGCGGAGCGCGAGGGCGCGATTCGGGCGTATGGCAAGCTCGCCGAGGGCGGGCTGACGCGGCTGGCCCCCGGCGGCATCCTCGTCAGCGCCTCGTGCAGCGCCCACGTCAGCGCCGAGGAATTCGAGGAAGCCGTGATGTCGGCGGTGCGGCGCAGTGGCCGCCGCTGGCGCAAACTGCTGAGCAGCCGCCACGCGCCCGACCACCACGCCAGCTTTGCCGAGGCAGAGTACCTGAAGGCCGTATTTTTGCAGATGGACTGA